Sequence from the Candidatus Bathyarchaeia archaeon genome:
ACACCTCATTACCCTGATTATTCCTTAAAATCCACGTTCCAAAAACATTAACGTCTCTTACAGGATTCTCATTCTGATCAACAACTAATACGCTTACGGTGATGCGAATATAATTACCCACCCTATCTTTATCTTTCCAAATATTCATTTCTTTAACGTGAATCCCGCTTGATGTCAACCATAATGTTATGTTCGCAAAGTCCCCCCAGTTTCCAGCAGCATCCTTCCCCCTAACATAAACTACATGTGCACCTAAAGCCCATCCGGTCACATTTATTTGTGCAAAAACTTTCTCTTGAGGTGAGTCAAAGGCTCCATCTTCAGGGATCATTGTTACATTTGTTCCCTGAGGATTATTAATATAGCATTCTGCCGCCACAATGTTTGACGAGCCCCTCCCAATATCATTGATTAATGCGGTTATATTGATGACCTTTGTCCAGCTCTTCAGATATCTGGTTTTAGAGAGCGTTATTGTCGCTGTTGGTCCAAGAGTATCATTTACATTGCTCATTTCTGTGGAGAAGAGTGCGCCAACAATTATGCCACTTGGATCTTGAAGAATTATTTTTCTTGTGGCCGGCTGGCTATTGCTTAAACTGCAGTTTACTTCATAGTTTCCATTACCACGATATATAACTGATTTGATCGCCGATACACCTGTAATGTTTATAGAATTTATGTTTAAGCCGATTACTGGAGCATTATGCTCATCTTCAAGTTTAAAGAAAAGTAAGGACGTATTTCCATTCATCCTTACATCTCTCACCCTTAAATTTAGCTCTATTATAAGTGCGCTCCTCCAATTGTATAGCCCATAGGATAATATAGTTATTGATATATTCGCTTTAGCCATCGAGTATCCTTCTGCTGAACCCCAGTTGCATTCAAAAATTGGCTCTGAAATATTTAAGTTAAGTCCTAGACCTGAGTATTTAAGGTATATTATTTTAAGCCATTCCGTTAGAACTTTGCGGCCTTTATCCGCAGCCGCTGAATATTCGCTTAGGTTTGTGTACCCTCTATTGCTGAGTTCTTTTGTGACTTCAGCAAGCGCTATGCCTAATGCCTGCCTAAAATTCATGTATATCTGAATTGCCGTCTCTCTAAATCTCGTTTTTGGAAAGTTTAGGGGAGATATTGTTGTATTGGCTATGGCTAGTGATAGGCACACCATTATTATAACTATGCCGAGACTAACAAGTATCAGGAACTGGCCTCTTACATCTCGGCATATATTAGGCTTGCTAATATTCCCCCACATCATATTACTTCGGCCTCACGAGGGTTAAAGTGACTGTAATAATGTCGTAATCAACCGAGAATGTTAGAGATAAGAGATCTTTAGCTATAGCCTCATAAATCTCCTTAAGCTTTGTGCCTGAGGGAGCATAGTAGTATCCATTAGTCTGTATTTCTTTGAGTAGCTCTTCATCGAAACTTTGTGTGTTAGCGCCCAATCCTATTGTATAAATTACGATGCCATTAGATTTCGCTCTTTGCGTCTCATTTAGAACATAACTTTTCGCATAGGGGCATGTTGTATAAACGTGTTTTGGATAGTGTGGGCAGGGTCTGTTCGCTAAACCATCCGTTAAGAAAACAATTACTAGTATAGCGTCCGTTCTATTATGGGCTGCAAATTCATCATTTGCCTTTTTAACGGCATCACCCATATTCGTCCACCCACTGGCAACTAAATTAGATATTTTATTCTTGACCAGATTGAAGTCGCTTGTTAATTCGCAGTCAAGAGTTGCCCAGTCGGAGAATGAGACCAGCCCTACACGGTCCCTTGAAGCATTCATGTAGTCAACGAAGGCCTTAGCAGCCTCCTTAGCATAATATATCTTTGCACGCTGGTCTCCGGGTTCCTTCTCGTTCATGCTGCCCGACCTATCAATTATTAGGATCACATCGAGCTTGCTCTCCTTATACTGGACTATTGTTACTGGAAATGATAGTGTAGATACCTCTTGTAGTGAAATCTTCTCCACCGATGTCTCGTTCATCTCGGCAATGTTTGTTAGTGAGATGAAGCTTTGACTTG
This genomic interval carries:
- a CDS encoding Ig-like domain-containing protein; the protein is MMWGNISKPNICRDVRGQFLILVSLGIVIIMVCLSLAIANTTISPLNFPKTRFRETAIQIYMNFRQALGIALAEVTKELSNRGYTNLSEYSAAADKGRKVLTEWLKIIYLKYSGLGLNLNISEPIFECNWGSAEGYSMAKANISITILSYGLYNWRSALIIELNLRVRDVRMNGNTSLLFFKLEDEHNAPVIGLNINSINITGVSAIKSVIYRGNGNYEVNCSLSNSQPATRKIILQDPSGIIVGALFSTEMSNVNDTLGPTATITLSKTRYLKSWTKVINITALINDIGRGSSNIVAAECYINNPQGTNVTMIPEDGAFDSPQEKVFAQINVTGWALGAHVVYVRGKDAAGNWGDFANITLWLTSSGIHVKEMNIWKDKDRVGNYIRITVSVLVVDQNENPVRDVNVFGTWILRNNQGNEVLRDVSERTKGNGRATFRYDVPANMRGSCTFTIRSLFHRDYPYDPEADVIKEVSITLP
- a CDS encoding vWA domain-containing protein: MDNNGQMRVIEAMIACIILIFGIYVTSYFSNVFVIEGGGELREISDSIIRVIENQGLVKRVIQVIKNSSVLERERLKSELKSLVESLLPPETYYTLSISSGITSQSFISLTNIAEMNETSVEKISLQEVSTLSFPVTIVQYKESKLDVILIIDRSGSMNEKEPGDQRAKIYYAKEAAKAFVDYMNASRDRVGLVSFSDWATLDCELTSDFNLVKNKISNLVASGWTNMGDAVKKANDEFAAHNRTDAILVIVFLTDGLANRPCPHYPKHVYTTCPYAKSYVLNETQRAKSNGIVIYTIGLGANTQSFDEELLKEIQTNGYYYAPSGTKLKEIYEAIAKDLLSLTFSVDYDIITVTLTLVRPK